Proteins encoded within one genomic window of Hahella chejuensis KCTC 2396:
- a CDS encoding ogr/Delta-like zinc finger family protein, which produces MQVNCAECGNKAIITSRQVLDPKLANLYCVCKNAECGHSFVMNLAFSHTLSPSSFQAKRMMIEMLRGMDQAEQLELLAQAQHNAGAI; this is translated from the coding sequence ATGCAAGTCAATTGCGCAGAGTGCGGAAATAAAGCCATTATTACCAGTCGCCAAGTGTTGGACCCTAAACTGGCGAATCTATACTGCGTTTGTAAAAACGCGGAATGCGGGCATAGCTTTGTCATGAACCTAGCGTTTAGCCATACGCTCAGCCCGTCGTCGTTTCAGGCCAAGCGAATGATGATTGAAATGTTACGGGGAATGGATCAGGCCGAGCAGTTGGAACTACTAGCCCAGGCTCAACACAACGCGGGCGCTATTTAG
- a CDS encoding toprim domain-containing protein: MQTFDNRNEIAEALASDGQFAFKRVGEYLQQGKCPNCGKKELFVSMKEPWRVSCNRLKHCGYSETTREIYPELFNNYSERFPTSEANPNATADAYLAHNRRFPLSEMVGWYEQGSYKLPKSQEWCNTVRFYLNSDRTLYWERLIDKQKDDGQRINFSGKRHNVNGRWVLVDPVKGKWWMPPTQELKQGDRVYIVEGIFHALALHFSERKAVAILAAGYYPSEAIKPYLGKKITWVLALDDDAAGRKSMKSHYTKLQMAGEKVEISLTGTSKDWDDLYRLDRINDTFLQEAQYRGKMFTAQSVMWKAYAYYLWKRHSYFVIDFENRLYSVSVDLHKLSEALDGAALTLGKGYDSFSQHCTAFPISNFVPELLYAERDDILDEKFYVFRVQYSSNNADALIPLDGGNIDTPSSFHKAMITKGYGAFSGSSKDMAMLHEQWLNRKVKEIQSIPYVGYHADSQAYVYQTFAFSKGKELELNAEGYFELERGGIKTSFKGFRVQPGEFNPEWIDNFITTFSWQGLTALAFWLGSLFVQQIRAKHKSFPFLELTGDPGAGKSTLIEFLWKLLGRDDYEGFDAMKATAAGRRRAFTQSSNMPLVLIESDRGDEPDVKKKQFDFDEFKPFFNGRAVGTLGVAKRGNDTEEPLFLGSLVFAQNAMVDGSEALLQRIVHCHCTTEHHSPGTRKLAQWFERQIVDQMAGFMRKALENETQILNTFFNEFNRYEEAFTRRGEIKTSLLRLVKNHAQIMAAAKALRHIFPTLNESAFSGLSDYLYGRALSRQERLADDHPAVAEFWESFEYLNAQPDPNAFASSALVEVLNHAVGTGNIAVNLNHFDEVCRTHGQKSLDLKALKKLLPNSQRYKFIETGKVYSRSLNKTIHCWIFKR, translated from the coding sequence ATGCAAACTTTCGATAACAGAAACGAAATAGCGGAGGCGCTGGCCAGCGATGGCCAGTTCGCTTTCAAGCGTGTAGGGGAATACCTACAGCAGGGCAAATGCCCGAACTGCGGGAAGAAAGAGCTTTTCGTCAGTATGAAAGAGCCCTGGCGCGTCAGCTGTAACCGCTTGAAGCATTGCGGTTACAGCGAGACGACCCGGGAGATATACCCGGAGCTTTTCAATAACTACTCCGAACGCTTCCCCACCTCGGAGGCGAACCCAAACGCCACGGCGGACGCCTACCTGGCGCACAATCGCCGTTTCCCTCTCAGTGAAATGGTGGGCTGGTATGAGCAAGGCAGCTATAAGCTGCCTAAGTCCCAGGAGTGGTGCAACACCGTCCGCTTTTATCTGAACAGTGACCGGACCCTTTATTGGGAGCGGTTGATCGACAAGCAGAAGGATGACGGCCAGCGCATCAACTTCAGCGGCAAACGCCATAACGTCAATGGGCGATGGGTTTTAGTTGACCCAGTTAAGGGCAAGTGGTGGATGCCACCGACCCAGGAGCTTAAACAAGGTGATCGCGTTTATATCGTGGAGGGGATCTTTCACGCCCTGGCGCTGCACTTCTCCGAACGTAAAGCGGTGGCGATCCTGGCCGCCGGTTACTACCCAAGCGAGGCGATAAAACCCTATCTAGGTAAAAAAATCACTTGGGTGCTGGCGCTGGATGACGACGCAGCGGGCCGCAAGAGCATGAAGTCTCATTACACCAAGCTCCAGATGGCGGGTGAAAAAGTCGAGATATCTCTAACCGGGACCAGCAAGGACTGGGACGACCTTTACCGCCTGGATAGGATCAACGATACGTTCCTGCAGGAAGCTCAGTACCGGGGGAAAATGTTCACGGCGCAAAGCGTGATGTGGAAGGCGTACGCGTACTATTTGTGGAAGCGTCACTCTTACTTCGTTATCGACTTTGAGAACCGGCTGTATTCGGTTTCTGTGGACTTGCATAAGCTTAGTGAAGCGTTGGACGGTGCAGCATTGACGCTAGGTAAAGGCTACGACTCGTTTAGCCAGCACTGCACAGCCTTCCCCATCAGTAACTTTGTGCCGGAACTGCTTTATGCGGAACGCGATGACATCCTGGATGAAAAATTCTATGTGTTTCGGGTGCAGTACAGCAGCAATAACGCGGATGCGTTAATCCCGTTAGATGGTGGCAACATCGACACGCCATCGAGCTTTCATAAGGCGATGATCACCAAAGGCTATGGCGCGTTCTCCGGAAGCTCCAAAGACATGGCCATGCTGCATGAGCAATGGTTAAACCGTAAGGTCAAAGAAATTCAATCCATTCCTTATGTGGGTTACCACGCCGACAGCCAGGCATACGTCTACCAGACCTTTGCGTTTAGTAAAGGCAAAGAGCTGGAACTGAATGCGGAGGGGTATTTTGAACTGGAGCGGGGCGGCATCAAAACCAGCTTCAAGGGCTTTCGGGTGCAGCCTGGAGAGTTTAACCCGGAATGGATCGACAACTTTATAACGACCTTTTCCTGGCAAGGATTAACGGCGCTGGCCTTCTGGCTGGGCTCGTTGTTCGTTCAGCAGATCCGGGCGAAGCACAAGAGCTTCCCCTTTCTTGAACTGACGGGCGACCCAGGCGCCGGTAAATCCACGCTGATTGAGTTTCTTTGGAAACTCTTGGGCCGCGATGACTACGAAGGATTCGACGCCATGAAGGCGACGGCCGCCGGACGCCGGCGCGCATTCACGCAAAGCTCTAACATGCCGCTGGTGTTGATTGAATCCGACCGGGGCGACGAGCCGGACGTGAAAAAGAAGCAGTTTGATTTCGACGAGTTTAAACCCTTCTTTAACGGGCGTGCGGTCGGAACGTTGGGCGTCGCCAAGCGCGGCAACGACACGGAAGAGCCGCTCTTTTTGGGTTCCCTGGTGTTTGCGCAAAATGCCATGGTGGACGGATCGGAAGCCCTGCTGCAACGGATTGTGCATTGTCACTGTACGACCGAACACCACTCGCCAGGCACGCGAAAACTGGCGCAGTGGTTTGAACGGCAAATCGTCGATCAGATGGCGGGCTTTATGCGTAAGGCGCTGGAGAATGAAACGCAGATCTTAAACACGTTCTTCAACGAGTTTAATCGCTATGAGGAAGCCTTCACCCGCCGCGGAGAAATTAAAACCAGCCTGCTGCGCTTGGTGAAAAACCATGCCCAGATAATGGCGGCTGCAAAAGCGTTGCGGCATATCTTCCCAACCCTTAATGAAAGCGCTTTCAGTGGTTTGAGCGATTATCTGTATGGGCGTGCTCTCAGTCGCCAGGAGCGCCTGGCGGACGACCATCCGGCGGTGGCGGAGTTCTGGGAGTCTTTCGAGTATCTGAACGCGCAGCCGGACCCTAACGCGTTTGCATCCAGCGCCCTGGTGGAAGTTCTAAACCACGCCGTCGGGACGGGAAACATCGCCGTTAACCTGAACCATTTTGACGAGGTGTGTCGCACTCACGGCCAGAAGTCACTGGACCTCAAGGCCCTAAAGAAACTGCTGCCCAACAGCCAGCGCTACAAGTTCATTGAAACCGGGAAGGTTTATTCCAGGAGTCTCAATAAAACGATTCATTGCTGGATATTTAAGCGCTAA
- a CDS encoding 3'-5' exonuclease: MNNELLELFKGWLYSPQVVVLDTETTGLDDQAEVIEVSVMDMRGKVLFDQLVRPLNPVPDEAADIHGITSESLADKPNFPDVYHSLKRVISGKTVVAYNADFDSRLLMQTCAAYGLPVIEADWQCAMNAYTRYRKEPDAKRGGYRRQSLAKAAAQMGIEVHGAHRALADCFTTVEVIGSVYSKLSAKLS; encoded by the coding sequence GTGAATAACGAATTATTGGAGCTTTTTAAAGGGTGGCTATACAGCCCCCAAGTAGTGGTGCTGGATACGGAAACCACAGGCCTGGACGATCAGGCGGAAGTGATAGAGGTCAGCGTCATGGATATGCGCGGGAAAGTGCTGTTTGACCAGCTGGTGCGCCCGCTTAATCCGGTGCCGGACGAAGCCGCCGACATCCACGGGATAACCTCCGAAAGCCTGGCGGACAAGCCTAACTTTCCAGACGTGTATCACTCACTTAAGCGAGTGATCAGCGGTAAAACGGTGGTGGCATACAATGCTGACTTTGACAGTCGGCTATTAATGCAGACCTGCGCCGCCTACGGGTTACCGGTGATAGAGGCAGACTGGCAATGCGCTATGAATGCTTACACACGCTATCGGAAAGAACCCGACGCAAAACGAGGCGGCTATAGAAGACAGAGCTTAGCCAAGGCCGCCGCACAAATGGGCATAGAAGTGCATGGCGCCCACCGGGCACTGGCGGACTGCTTTACTACCGTTGAAGTGATTGGCAGCGTATATTCGAAATTATCAGCAAAATTATCGTGA